One region of Polaribacter pectinis genomic DNA includes:
- a CDS encoding DUF3987 domain-containing protein, giving the protein MKNSISLAKKTQKSNYQETPSTTPNSTLSQEHSFPTGIFPKNIQNLIINAEETVGYNPEYLSAGILSTCATAIGSSVKLFNGSFDNPPILWLNIIGRSGDGKTHPLKFAKQPIAEMDKKSFTKFHSDMQKYSNSEEKNEEKPRYIKTILSDFTPEKLSETLQHNKKGVLIFRDELLGWIKSFDKYKKGGDQQMYLEFFNGDAISVDRVSKGPIRVENPNVNILGGMQPDVLKMMAANNRENDGFLARFLFVYPQILKPNIFTGKQIDTNHSQDYDKLIQDLFTTDNKTLKTSESQIEIYKNWQKEKVKECHNDDLETLIQSKLEAYVWRLTLILEMIDQTTKDNFSDQLSDKSLNNAIILVEYFRENALRVYNKLSSTNPLDNLTENKLELFKELPLEFKKGEQSELFKKHRVTGGSLARFLNKKDLFMRVDSVGNYKKKFK; this is encoded by the coding sequence ATGAAAAATTCTATCTCACTAGCTAAAAAAACTCAAAAATCAAATTACCAGGAAACTCCAAGTACAACCCCCAACAGTACTTTAAGCCAAGAACACAGTTTTCCAACAGGAATATTTCCAAAAAATATCCAAAACTTAATAATAAATGCTGAGGAAACTGTTGGTTATAATCCAGAATATTTAAGTGCTGGAATCTTATCTACTTGTGCAACTGCCATTGGTAGTTCCGTAAAATTATTTAACGGATCTTTTGACAACCCTCCTATTTTATGGTTAAACATCATTGGACGTTCAGGAGATGGTAAAACACATCCTTTAAAGTTTGCTAAACAACCCATAGCAGAAATGGATAAAAAAAGCTTTACTAAGTTCCATTCTGATATGCAGAAATATTCTAATTCTGAGGAGAAAAATGAAGAGAAACCCCGTTATATTAAAACTATTCTTAGTGACTTCACTCCAGAAAAACTATCAGAAACCCTTCAGCATAATAAAAAAGGTGTTTTAATTTTTAGAGATGAACTCTTAGGATGGATCAAGAGTTTTGACAAATATAAAAAAGGTGGCGATCAGCAAATGTATTTAGAGTTCTTTAATGGTGATGCCATTTCTGTTGACAGAGTATCTAAGGGGCCTATTCGTGTTGAAAACCCTAATGTAAATATTCTTGGAGGTATGCAACCAGATGTTTTAAAAATGATGGCTGCAAACAACAGAGAAAATGATGGTTTTTTAGCAAGGTTCCTATTCGTTTATCCTCAAATTTTAAAACCAAATATATTTACAGGAAAACAAATAGACACCAATCATTCACAGGACTATGACAAGCTAATTCAAGATTTATTTACAACTGATAATAAAACTTTAAAAACATCAGAAAGCCAAATAGAGATTTATAAGAATTGGCAGAAAGAAAAAGTTAAAGAGTGTCACAATGATGATCTAGAAACATTAATACAATCAAAGCTAGAAGCTTATGTTTGGAGGCTTACTCTAATTCTAGAGATGATAGATCAAACAACGAAAGACAACTTTAGTGATCAGTTATCAGACAAAAGCTTAAATAACGCTATAATATTGGTAGAGTATTTTAGAGAAAATGCACTTCGAGTTTATAACAAGTTGTCTTCTACAAATCCATTGGATAACTTAACTGAAAACAAGCTAGAGCTTTTCAAAGAATTACCCCTGGAGTTCAAAAAAGGAGAGCAATCGGAATTATTTAAAAAGCACAGAGTTACTGGAGGCTCCTTAGCCAGGTTTCTAAATAAAAAAGATCTTTTTATGAGAGTTGATAGTGTTGGGAATTACAAAAAGAAGTTTAAATAA
- a CDS encoding sialate O-acetylesterase — protein sequence MKVKADENGNWRLEIKTTNSKKTQKITLKSKTSNIVLDNILFGEVWLCSGQSNMQQPLRGFKRQPTFGATKAIMSANNNNLKLFTVCKKASKTTLIKLKKHISWQKATTKSVSDFSAVAYFFGQQLQEFLDVPVGLIHSSWGGSKVEVWMSSESLSQYQNVNTKNLDITKKPNIKPTLLFNAMINPLIPFTIKGALWYQGESNRKAPEEYKKLFPAMVKDWQTRWGYWRFPVLLHPN from the coding sequence ATGAAGGTTAAAGCTGATGAAAATGGTAATTGGCGTTTAGAAATTAAAACGACCAATAGCAAGAAAACTCAAAAAATCACTTTAAAAAGTAAAACATCAAATATTGTTTTAGACAATATTTTGTTTGGAGAAGTTTGGTTATGTTCTGGTCAATCTAATATGCAACAACCATTAAGAGGTTTTAAGAGGCAACCCACTTTTGGTGCAACAAAAGCTATTATGAGTGCGAATAATAATAATTTAAAGTTATTTACAGTATGTAAAAAAGCTTCTAAAACTACATTAATAAAATTAAAAAAGCATATTTCTTGGCAAAAAGCGACAACTAAAAGTGTTTCAGATTTTAGTGCAGTAGCTTATTTTTTTGGACAACAATTACAAGAATTTTTAGACGTACCAGTAGGGCTTATTCACTCATCTTGGGGCGGAAGCAAAGTTGAAGTTTGGATGAGTTCTGAATCTTTGAGTCAGTATCAAAATGTAAATACAAAGAATTTGGACATTACAAAAAAACCAAATATAAAACCAACACTATTGTTTAACGCAATGATTAACCCTTTAATTCCATTTACAATAAAAGGGGCGTTGTGGTATCAAGGAGAATCTAACAGAAAAGCCCCAGAAGAATATAAAAAATTATTTCCTGCAATGGTTAAAGATTGGCAAACTCGCTGGGGGTATTGGCGATTTCCAGTTTTATTGCACCCAAATTAA
- a CDS encoding sialate O-acetylesterase, with product MNCTRLLILIAILFITIPTKAQNIIDTWIIAGQSNSEGYGITENPVGGLVSSETLSDIGRSDLNVVHNNVRFFHGSTESSDIPTSAGMDMAPKNAWHSMTSYEGMCFDWGNGRGSESGRRFGSELSFGFEMQKYLTEEIALIKFARGGTSIASSTSLLNDGYYHDFDPSDSRLNQYDKLITTISNATSNLPTGNVLRIKGILWMQGEADAKTTAKANAYEANLTEFINLILADIAAIAGTSNGKLVSDTTWGETSFFIGTIATPGGAEIL from the coding sequence ATGAATTGTACAAGACTATTAATTTTAATTGCTATTTTGTTTATTACTATACCCACAAAGGCTCAAAACATTATTGATACCTGGATAATTGCAGGTCAATCTAATTCTGAAGGCTATGGCATCACAGAAAACCCAGTTGGTGGTCTAGTATCTTCAGAAACCCTGTCTGATATTGGTAGATCCGACCTTAATGTTGTTCATAATAATGTTAGATTTTTTCATGGTTCTACCGAGAGTAGTGATATTCCAACATCAGCAGGTATGGATATGGCTCCAAAAAATGCATGGCATTCAATGACTTCTTATGAAGGAATGTGCTTTGATTGGGGTAATGGAAGAGGTAGTGAATCTGGTCGAAGGTTTGGCTCTGAACTGTCTTTCGGCTTCGAAATGCAGAAATATTTAACTGAAGAAATTGCACTAATAAAATTTGCTAGAGGAGGAACATCTATAGCATCATCTACTTCACTATTAAATGATGGCTACTATCATGATTTTGATCCTAGTGACTCAAGATTAAATCAATACGATAAATTGATAACAACAATCAGCAATGCCACATCCAATTTACCAACTGGAAATGTTCTTAGAATTAAGGGTATTCTTTGGATGCAGGGTGAAGCAGATGCAAAAACGACTGCTAAAGCAAATGCATATGAGGCTAATTTAACGGAGTTTATCAATCTAATACTAGCTGATATAGCAGCCATAGCAGGAACAAGCAATGGAAAACTGGTTTCGGATACAACATGGGGAGAAACGTCATTTTTTATTGGAACAATTGCAACACCAGGGGGGGCGGAGATATTGTAA
- a CDS encoding helix-turn-helix domain-containing protein, with the protein MKQVQLVGITLEEHNLPIFNYIDRKIEEIKKLYQPKEPTKYLTRKEVAEMLSVDISSIHNMSKKGVLQKYQISGRVLYIRSEVEAAIIKLKK; encoded by the coding sequence ATGAAGCAAGTACAATTAGTGGGTATTACCCTGGAAGAACACAACTTACCAATCTTTAATTACATCGATAGAAAAATCGAGGAAATAAAAAAACTCTACCAACCCAAAGAACCAACTAAATATCTCACAAGAAAAGAGGTGGCAGAAATGCTATCAGTGGATATCTCTAGCATTCACAATATGAGTAAAAAAGGAGTTCTCCAAAAATACCAAATATCTGGCAGAGTTCTTTATATAAGATCAGAGGTAGAAGCTGCAATTATAAAATTAAAAAAATAA
- a CDS encoding DUF7222 domain-containing protein, with product MSKLSKKQFLENYSSFPEFHKKLLEQGGIEWKQLIKHPQDYYVANSGSVPGFIFYNDTIQFAKRHHLKILQILDEYETECGKLENKPSPTDETQYFNWLAWFAWESMMSEVISFIEG from the coding sequence ATGTCTAAATTAAGTAAAAAACAATTTTTAGAGAATTACAGCTCCTTTCCAGAATTCCATAAAAAATTATTAGAGCAAGGTGGAATAGAATGGAAACAATTAATTAAACATCCACAAGATTATTATGTAGCAAATAGCGGATCAGTACCAGGGTTTATTTTTTATAATGACACAATCCAGTTCGCAAAAAGACATCATCTGAAAATTTTACAAATTCTAGATGAGTACGAAACTGAATGTGGAAAATTAGAAAACAAACCGAGTCCAACAGATGAAACTCAGTACTTTAACTGGCTAGCTTGGTTTGCTTGGGAGTCAATGATGAGTGAAGTTATTTCATTTATAGAAGGTTAA
- a CDS encoding T9SS type A sorting domain-containing protein — MDATNNLSLMSVDDWGGNGIHYDTSGQVELGERFATEVINTTYGNLSVGEIESEANIRITPNPALNSLEITNILTSYKYTIYSITGKQICTGRIFPSETQVNINQLNNGMYFLKLDTGNVIKFIKK, encoded by the coding sequence GTGGATGCTACTAATAATCTTTCATTGATGTCAGTTGATGATTGGGGAGGCAACGGTATACATTATGACACATCTGGTCAAGTTGAGCTTGGGGAGCGTTTTGCTACTGAAGTAATTAATACAACGTATGGCAATTTGTCGGTAGGGGAGATTGAAAGTGAGGCTAATATTAGGATAACGCCTAACCCAGCATTAAATAGTTTAGAAATAACAAACATTTTGACCAGTTATAAGTATACTATTTATTCAATAACTGGCAAACAAATATGCACAGGTAGAATATTTCCTTCTGAAACACAGGTAAACATTAATCAACTTAATAATGGGATGTATTTCCTCAAATTGGATACCGGAAATGTCATAAAGTTTATTAAAAAATAA
- a CDS encoding RteC domain-containing protein, with translation MKKGDKESSIEVLITNILLDIDRSSDRKISECKLDLATFNSKEKTLEYIELEKSTIRKSLKETPYKNRTSIDLYLEYLQQNPLDVILRRKAIKNFLYNCIILYGNDESAQTFFNSFNYRKQGKIEIVKSIVTRATLLEYNAFLNNERNKVNEENFEGIISHNNQLEWLGSKTELVELIKALVETESIKGSQKDIANIIGNLFGINFKNFSQNVQKITGKIAGNETTFIDKLNKNFTTFINKSEQEKRDTSKKRKKNIS, from the coding sequence ATGAAAAAAGGAGATAAAGAAAGCTCAATAGAAGTTTTAATTACAAATATTTTATTGGATATTGATAGATCATCAGATAGAAAAATATCGGAATGCAAATTAGACTTAGCCACATTCAATAGCAAAGAAAAAACTCTAGAATATATAGAACTTGAAAAATCAACCATAAGAAAATCACTTAAGGAGACACCATATAAAAACAGAACATCAATAGATCTATATTTAGAATATCTCCAACAAAATCCATTGGATGTCATTTTAAGAAGAAAAGCTATTAAAAATTTCTTATATAATTGTATAATTCTTTATGGTAATGACGAATCAGCACAAACTTTTTTTAACAGTTTTAACTACAGAAAACAGGGGAAAATAGAAATCGTAAAAAGTATAGTAACTAGAGCTACTCTTTTAGAGTATAATGCTTTTTTAAATAATGAAAGAAATAAAGTCAACGAAGAAAACTTTGAAGGAATAATTTCACATAATAATCAATTAGAATGGCTTGGTTCTAAAACAGAATTAGTAGAACTAATAAAAGCACTAGTAGAAACAGAAAGTATTAAAGGATCACAAAAAGACATAGCCAATATTATCGGAAATCTCTTTGGAATTAATTTTAAGAATTTCTCACAAAATGTTCAGAAAATAACCGGAAAAATCGCTGGAAATGAAACCACCTTTATTGATAAGTTAAATAAAAACTTTACCACTTTCATAAATAAATCAGAACAAGAAAAAAGAGATACTAGTAAAAAAAGAAAAAAAAACATTAGTTAG
- a CDS encoding glycoside hydrolase family 2 TIM barrel-domain containing protein, translated as MQIRILFLLITIISVFSCKEKQAEKPIYIAKKWMNPEWENPNVFEINREKPTATFYRYKNEEEALQNESWENSSFYKSLNGTWDFYYADSVTARPTHFYKKDFDLNGWNKIEVPSNWEMKGFGIPVYTNIKYMFPPNPPYIPHNINNNGSYKRTFDVPENWDKKDIYLHFAGVSGAMYIWVNGEFVGYNEGSKTAAEFNISKVIKPGKNTIAVQVLRWSDASYMEDQDFWRLSGIERDVYIYASNKISLRDIRIVADLENNYKDGNLNLTLNVDNNTSQLSEKTIEVKLLDSNLEVFSDSKTSNLNIGNNIICFKKIIPNVKTWNAEKPNLYTLLITVNGESTAVKVGFRNVEIKNSQFLVNGKPVLIKGVNLHDHDDKKGHVISEELTIRDMEIMKQNNINAIRCSHYPKNPYFYRLTDKYGFYVVDEANIETHGMGVTQDITNKPKKANNHPAYQPQWKDAHLDRTIRMFERDKNYPSIVIWSLGNEAGNGENFHTTYKWLKENDKTRPTQYEGAVGYENSDIEAPMYWKMEQMEKYVREGGYKPLIQCEYAHAMGNSLGNLQDYWNLIEANPTMQGGFIWDWVDQGILSKNDKGEEFWAYGGDLGGFEMQNDNNFCLNGIVNPDRTPQPALFEAKKVYQYIKFINFDASIGKVDIKNMYDFTNLSEFNFYWTLLENGKEVYTGVVDVINLAPYQSKTINLYLPQIKNNSNDYHLNIYAKTKEKQGLVPQDHVVASEQFQLLKGSFESNLTDEGTILKTERTASILSVFNENIKAEFDIKTGIISLLDFGNGNIIVQGIQSNFWRATTDNDFGFKMPKKLGVWKNATENQELVSISETKNEKNVNVIVKYNLGSAKKSTTTLNYTFHKNGKINIETILNNANAKLPVLPRFGNNLIIKKEYDNVNWLGRGPFENYQDRKTAAFVGNYKAKVSELYFPYIRPQENGYKTDIRWVTFTNDKGEGIKITAPNYFGFNAHHQYNNDFDPGDKKQQRHTTDIPTRDFVNINIDDAQMGIGGDNSWGSMPLKKYQIHAKNKSYSYTISKVK; from the coding sequence ATGCAAATTAGAATTCTATTTCTTTTAATTACAATAATAAGTGTTTTTAGTTGTAAGGAAAAACAGGCAGAAAAACCTATTTATATAGCAAAAAAATGGATGAATCCAGAATGGGAAAATCCAAATGTTTTTGAAATCAATAGAGAAAAACCAACTGCAACTTTTTATAGATATAAAAATGAAGAGGAGGCTTTGCAAAACGAAAGTTGGGAAAATTCATCATTCTATAAATCTTTAAACGGAACGTGGGATTTCTATTATGCGGATAGTGTAACTGCAAGGCCAACCCATTTCTATAAAAAAGATTTTGATCTAAATGGCTGGAACAAAATTGAAGTTCCTTCTAATTGGGAAATGAAAGGATTTGGTATTCCTGTGTATACAAATATTAAATATATGTTTCCTCCAAACCCACCTTATATTCCTCATAATATTAACAATAACGGAAGTTATAAAAGAACTTTTGACGTACCCGAAAATTGGGACAAAAAAGACATTTATTTACATTTTGCTGGTGTAAGTGGTGCAATGTATATTTGGGTAAATGGTGAGTTTGTTGGGTATAATGAAGGAAGTAAAACCGCGGCTGAATTTAATATTTCTAAAGTAATAAAACCTGGTAAAAATACAATTGCTGTTCAAGTTTTACGTTGGTCTGATGCCAGTTATATGGAAGATCAAGATTTTTGGAGATTGTCTGGAATTGAGAGAGATGTGTATATCTATGCATCAAATAAAATTTCATTAAGAGATATAAGAATAGTTGCAGATCTTGAAAATAATTATAAAGATGGTAATTTAAATCTTACTCTAAATGTTGATAATAATACAAGCCAATTGTCAGAAAAAACTATTGAAGTAAAATTATTAGATTCTAATTTAGAAGTATTTTCAGATAGTAAAACAAGTAATTTAAATATTGGAAATAATATAATTTGTTTTAAAAAAATAATACCCAACGTAAAAACTTGGAATGCAGAAAAACCTAATTTATATACTTTATTAATTACTGTTAATGGAGAGTCTACTGCCGTAAAAGTTGGTTTTAGAAATGTTGAAATTAAGAATAGTCAATTTTTAGTTAATGGAAAACCTGTTTTAATAAAAGGAGTGAACTTGCATGATCATGATGACAAAAAGGGTCATGTTATTTCCGAAGAATTAACCATTAGAGATATGGAAATTATGAAGCAAAATAATATTAATGCAATTCGTTGTAGTCATTATCCAAAAAATCCTTACTTCTATAGACTTACAGATAAATATGGCTTCTATGTTGTTGATGAAGCTAATATAGAAACGCATGGAATGGGAGTTACACAAGATATAACAAATAAGCCAAAAAAGGCAAATAATCATCCTGCATATCAACCACAATGGAAAGATGCACATTTAGATAGAACAATAAGAATGTTTGAGCGTGATAAAAATTACCCAAGTATTGTTATTTGGTCTTTAGGGAATGAAGCTGGAAATGGAGAAAATTTTCACACAACTTATAAGTGGTTAAAAGAAAATGACAAAACCAGACCTACACAATATGAAGGTGCTGTCGGTTATGAAAATTCTGATATTGAAGCGCCAATGTATTGGAAAATGGAGCAAATGGAAAAGTATGTAAGAGAGGGTGGATATAAACCTTTAATACAGTGTGAATATGCCCACGCTATGGGAAATAGTTTAGGAAATTTACAAGATTATTGGAATTTAATAGAAGCCAACCCAACTATGCAGGGGGGGTTTATTTGGGATTGGGTTGATCAAGGAATTTTGTCTAAAAACGATAAAGGCGAAGAGTTTTGGGCTTATGGTGGAGATTTAGGTGGATTTGAAATGCAAAACGATAATAATTTCTGTTTAAACGGAATTGTAAACCCTGATAGAACACCACAACCTGCGTTATTTGAAGCAAAGAAAGTATATCAATATATAAAGTTTATAAATTTTGATGCATCCATAGGAAAAGTAGACATTAAAAATATGTATGATTTCACCAACTTAAGCGAATTCAATTTTTATTGGACACTTTTAGAAAACGGAAAAGAAGTATATACAGGAGTTGTTGATGTTATAAATTTAGCGCCGTATCAATCAAAAACTATCAATTTATATCTACCACAAATAAAAAATAATTCAAATGATTATCATTTAAATATTTACGCAAAAACAAAAGAGAAACAAGGACTAGTTCCTCAAGATCACGTAGTTGCTTCCGAGCAATTTCAGTTGCTAAAAGGAAGTTTCGAATCTAATTTAACTGATGAAGGTACCATTTTAAAAACAGAAAGAACAGCTTCTATTTTAAGTGTTTTTAATGAAAATATAAAAGCGGAATTCGATATTAAAACAGGAATTATTTCTTTATTAGATTTCGGAAACGGAAACATTATTGTGCAAGGAATACAATCAAATTTTTGGAGAGCAACAACAGATAATGACTTCGGGTTTAAAATGCCAAAGAAATTAGGTGTTTGGAAAAATGCTACTGAAAATCAAGAATTAGTTTCTATTTCAGAAACTAAAAATGAAAAAAACGTAAATGTAATTGTAAAATATAATTTAGGTTCTGCAAAAAAATCAACAACTACTTTAAATTATACGTTTCATAAAAATGGAAAAATAAATATTGAAACAATTCTAAATAATGCAAATGCCAAATTACCAGTTTTACCAAGATTTGGTAATAATTTAATCATAAAAAAAGAATACGATAATGTAAATTGGCTGGGTAGAGGTCCTTTTGAAAATTATCAAGATAGAAAAACTGCTGCTTTTGTAGGTAACTATAAAGCCAAAGTATCCGAGCTGTATTTTCCATATATAAGACCTCAGGAAAATGGTTATAAAACAGACATTAGATGGGTAACTTTTACTAATGATAAAGGTGAAGGGATAAAAATTACAGCGCCAAATTATTTCGGGTTTAATGCTCATCATCAATATAATAACGACTTTGATCCTGGTGATAAAAAGCAACAAAGGCACACCACAGATATACCAACAAGAGATTTTGTAAATATTAATATTGATGATGCTCAAATGGGAATTGGTGGAGATAATAGTTGGGGTTCTATGCCTCTTAAAAAATATCAAATCCATGCTAAAAACAAGTCTTATAGCTATACAATATCCAAAGTAAAATAA
- a CDS encoding DUF2945 domain-containing protein, giving the protein MIKKGTKVTWKWGSGSAEGKVEETYTKETTKTIKGTEVTRNGEKGNKALYIKQKDGDYVLKLESEVSRADS; this is encoded by the coding sequence ATGATTAAAAAAGGAACAAAAGTAACTTGGAAATGGGGTAGTGGATCAGCAGAAGGTAAAGTAGAAGAAACCTATACAAAAGAAACCACCAAAACAATTAAAGGAACAGAAGTAACCAGAAATGGAGAAAAAGGCAATAAAGCATTATACATCAAACAAAAAGATGGCGATTATGTTTTAAAACTTGAAAGTGAAGTAAGTAGAGCAGATTCATAA